The Niastella koreensis GR20-10 genome includes a window with the following:
- a CDS encoding ligand-binding sensor domain-containing protein, whose translation MAFHHFRLPVLLACCLLMFRLSHAQTSQPDYSVINYNSDNALPQNSINEMAFDSNGFLWLATEMGMVRFDGQHFREYNKVNSPALYTDRCFHVKAVKGKILLEPSYCGHRMLTVTDDYQLKADSLSSANPYQCDRWNNCIFYFDHIFKKWGRDPSVFNGLLPGLILNGDQVTANERQAYVRKDSNCYYLNDNTAEVRLLKETAGHAFKMMFMVEDVCFYFDRQNRLYVYKQGRLQKSITCSGRLLNIFKQAQSGPYPSQYTVNALRDARHTFLVYKGNILLLTIRNGVLDFDVLAANTAIKSINGLIYNEDYRTLYVGTATSGLYILRKHVFDRLFFTGENYAINSLYAQVEISPGRVLTSSGVLNRNSPVNRPTPGLYDRPALLKASDGYIYYSGYDSLKRIDTGLRHPVPLQFFGGWLLTITETHHGDLLYSDDGRLYRRRGNDTTTLLNIPESILVTQEMYPNELWIGTSAGLYSYDLVKGTLRRLGLPHATVRALYKASDGSIWIGTYGQGFYKYDNGRFLKMPLDLGNNLTTVHCFMEDKLGNFWLPSNKGLYRVAKKELDSYASGNRENVFYYYFDKSAGYSTNEFNGGCMPCGIVLQDGHFSLPSLDGLVQFKPDSIPVELPVSPVFIDRMIPEEKKVLPGDRFEQRQDSGPLVFMISSPYFGNPANLHLEYSIPQLDSKWRPVNKDGLLVLTGLRKGRYKLLIRKQEGYGRYAFNRISWRVLPYWYETVWFRVLVIIVSISILLFVFLLLYAREVKRAAQLEQKVAERTEALTASNLVKEKMITVVLHDLRSPLRFLHIMADHIYENYQKAARPEMTGMLLKFRNATHDLNEFTQDFMTWTNAQNDGFVIRREGIALRDTVASIVSLYEPAAAIRNNKLINGVPPELTLISDLNILKLIIRNLADNANKYTVNGEIRIEARQDDGNIFITITDTGASMDKSLIAGILNNTYQADGGNHGLGYKIILELLARIEGKLTIDQPGETGNRITLTFTTGNEEGR comes from the coding sequence ATGGCATTTCACCATTTCCGGCTGCCTGTATTACTGGCTTGTTGCCTGTTGATGTTCAGGTTATCACATGCACAAACCAGCCAGCCTGATTATAGTGTCATCAATTACAACAGTGATAATGCCCTTCCCCAGAACAGCATCAATGAAATGGCTTTCGACAGCAATGGTTTTCTTTGGCTGGCCACAGAAATGGGCATGGTGCGTTTCGACGGACAGCATTTCAGGGAGTATAACAAGGTTAATTCCCCCGCCTTATATACCGACAGGTGTTTCCATGTGAAAGCCGTGAAGGGTAAAATACTGCTTGAGCCGTCTTATTGCGGCCACCGGATGCTTACCGTTACAGATGATTATCAATTGAAGGCCGACAGCCTTTCTTCTGCGAACCCATATCAATGCGACCGCTGGAACAATTGCATCTTTTACTTTGATCACATTTTTAAAAAATGGGGACGTGATCCATCTGTCTTTAACGGACTGTTACCCGGGTTAATCCTGAATGGCGACCAGGTAACAGCAAACGAAAGACAGGCTTATGTGAGAAAAGATTCAAACTGCTACTACCTGAACGATAATACGGCCGAAGTTCGCCTGCTGAAAGAAACGGCAGGCCATGCATTCAAGATGATGTTCATGGTAGAAGATGTATGTTTCTATTTCGACAGGCAAAACCGCTTGTATGTTTACAAACAGGGACGCCTGCAAAAAAGCATCACCTGCAGCGGGCGGCTTCTAAACATCTTCAAACAGGCGCAGTCAGGACCTTACCCCAGTCAGTATACAGTAAATGCCCTGCGGGATGCGCGCCATACATTCCTTGTTTACAAAGGAAACATCCTGCTGTTGACTATCAGGAACGGGGTGCTTGATTTTGACGTACTGGCTGCCAATACGGCTATCAAAAGCATAAACGGTCTCATTTATAACGAGGATTACCGCACCTTATATGTGGGAACTGCCACCAGCGGATTATATATTCTGAGAAAGCATGTGTTCGACCGGCTTTTCTTTACCGGCGAAAATTATGCGATCAACAGCCTGTATGCACAGGTTGAAATATCACCCGGCCGTGTGCTCACTTCATCCGGAGTGTTAAACCGGAATAGCCCGGTAAATAGACCAACGCCCGGTTTATACGACCGGCCTGCGTTGCTTAAAGCATCCGATGGCTATATCTATTACTCCGGTTATGATTCTTTAAAAAGGATCGATACCGGCCTGCGGCACCCGGTTCCCCTGCAATTTTTCGGCGGCTGGCTGTTGACGATCACCGAAACCCACCATGGAGACCTGTTATACAGTGACGATGGCAGATTGTACCGCCGCAGGGGAAATGATACCACTACATTATTGAATATACCGGAAAGTATACTGGTGACACAGGAAATGTATCCCAATGAACTATGGATCGGTACTTCAGCCGGATTGTATTCATATGACCTGGTGAAGGGAACGCTTCGCCGGTTGGGTTTGCCACATGCTACTGTAAGAGCGTTGTATAAGGCCAGCGATGGAAGCATCTGGATTGGTACCTACGGACAGGGTTTTTATAAATACGACAATGGGCGCTTCCTGAAAATGCCCCTTGACCTTGGAAATAACCTCACCACTGTTCATTGTTTTATGGAAGATAAGCTGGGGAATTTCTGGCTGCCATCCAACAAAGGCTTGTACAGGGTGGCGAAAAAAGAACTCGATAGTTATGCCTCGGGCAACAGGGAAAATGTTTTCTATTATTACTTCGACAAATCGGCCGGGTATTCAACCAATGAATTCAACGGCGGCTGCATGCCCTGCGGCATTGTTTTACAGGATGGGCATTTTTCTCTTCCTTCTTTAGATGGGTTGGTCCAGTTCAAACCAGACAGTATTCCTGTTGAGCTGCCCGTTTCGCCCGTTTTTATTGATCGTATGATTCCGGAGGAAAAGAAAGTGTTGCCGGGCGATCGTTTTGAACAGCGCCAGGATTCGGGCCCATTGGTATTTATGATCTCCTCACCTTATTTTGGTAACCCGGCCAATCTGCACCTGGAATATTCCATCCCTCAGCTTGACAGCAAATGGCGCCCGGTGAATAAGGATGGCCTGTTGGTATTAACCGGGTTGCGGAAGGGGAGATATAAGCTTTTAATCCGCAAACAGGAGGGGTATGGCCGTTATGCTTTTAACCGCATTTCATGGAGGGTACTTCCTTACTGGTATGAAACGGTCTGGTTCCGGGTGCTGGTCATCATTGTATCAATAAGTATTCTCTTATTTGTTTTTCTCCTGCTGTATGCACGCGAGGTTAAAAGAGCCGCGCAGCTGGAACAAAAAGTAGCAGAAAGAACGGAAGCATTAACGGCAAGTAACCTGGTAAAAGAAAAAATGATCACGGTTGTTCTGCACGATCTGCGGTCGCCGCTCCGGTTTCTTCATATCATGGCCGATCATATTTATGAGAATTATCAGAAAGCTGCCCGGCCCGAAATGACCGGTATGTTATTGAAATTCCGTAACGCCACCCATGACCTGAACGAATTTACCCAGGATTTCATGACCTGGACAAACGCACAGAATGACGGATTTGTCATCCGGCGGGAAGGAATTGCCCTTCGGGATACGGTGGCCAGTATAGTTTCGCTGTATGAGCCTGCGGCTGCCATCCGTAACAATAAGTTGATTAACGGTGTGCCGCCGGAACTTACATTGATCTCCGATCTGAATATCTTAAAACTGATTATCCGGAACCTGGCTGACAATGCCAACAAGTATACCGTGAATGGAGAAATAAGAATAGAAGCCAGGCAGGATGACGGCAATATTTTTATTACGATTACCGATACCGGCGCCAGCATGGATAAATCACTCATTGCGGGGATCCTGAACAATACCTATCAGGCAGATGGTGGTAACCATGGTTTGGGCTATAAGATCATTCTTGAATTATTAGCCCGCATAGAAGGGAAACTGACAATAGATCAACCCGGTGAAACCGGCAACAGGATCACCCTCACTTTTACAACCGGAAACGAAGAAGGGCGCTAG
- a CDS encoding response regulator transcription factor produces MKRILIADDHTIVRTGLSVLIKTEYLNAQIDECSDGNCAWEKIQSTGYDLFIMDINMPATDSVNLLKNIFSIQPQSKVLILSMSSEEIYAKKYLQLGALGFINKESDATEIRRAITTVMSNRRYVSPKMQEAITRQPVEGAAAKSVFEILSARELEVMTHLVEGKNVSEIAEILSVHISTASTHKASILQKLKVKNVIELTTLVNRFDIA; encoded by the coding sequence TTGAAAAGGATCTTAATTGCTGATGACCATACCATAGTAAGAACAGGACTAAGTGTTCTTATTAAAACGGAATATTTAAACGCGCAGATAGACGAATGCAGCGATGGTAATTGTGCGTGGGAAAAAATACAATCAACCGGGTATGATCTTTTTATAATGGACATCAATATGCCTGCCACGGACTCTGTTAACCTGCTGAAAAATATCTTCAGCATTCAACCGCAGTCCAAAGTCCTGATCCTTAGTATGAGCAGCGAAGAGATCTACGCAAAAAAATATCTGCAGCTGGGCGCATTGGGATTTATTAATAAAGAATCCGATGCTACTGAGATCCGCAGGGCCATTACTACAGTAATGAGCAACAGAAGATATGTTAGTCCCAAAATGCAGGAAGCCATAACCCGCCAGCCGGTAGAAGGCGCTGCCGCCAAAAGTGTATTTGAAATCCTGTCGGCCCGCGAACTGGAAGTAATGACACACCTGGTAGAAGGAAAGAATGTATCGGAGATTGCCGAAATCCTTTCTGTTCACATCTCAACAGCCAGTACGCACAAAGCCAGCATTCTTCAAAAGCTGAAAGTTAAAAACGTAATTGAACTAACCACCCTGGTTAACCGGTTCGATATCGCCTAG
- a CDS encoding alpha/beta hydrolase family esterase: MNRIITLTLILSLISVGFYRAQGQSSQTITRQWTVDGVTREAMIYIPASAKSSPTPVIFLFHGHGGNMKEIFKYHNFTSLWPEAIVVSPQGLKTPGQLVDREGNFPGWQQTPGDQNDRDIHFFDEILRSLTTDYKVDKKHIYATGHSNGGSFTYLLWAMRNDDFAAVAPSAAVAFRFNDQLKPKPVMHIMGENDQLVKTAWQKKQIDWLFTLNKCSTQGQPYSKFAVLYPSSLKTPVVVYTHPGAHIFPADADTAVVRFFKENPHQ, encoded by the coding sequence ATGAACCGGATCATCACACTCACATTAATTTTATCCCTAATAAGCGTTGGCTTTTACCGCGCTCAGGGACAATCTTCCCAAACAATTACCAGGCAGTGGACTGTAGACGGGGTTACCAGGGAGGCAATGATTTACATTCCCGCTTCAGCAAAAAGCAGCCCTACGCCGGTGATCTTCCTTTTTCACGGGCATGGCGGTAATATGAAAGAAATTTTTAAGTACCATAATTTCACCAGCCTGTGGCCTGAAGCTATTGTGGTGTCGCCGCAAGGCTTAAAAACACCTGGACAGTTAGTAGATCGGGAAGGGAATTTTCCCGGCTGGCAGCAAACGCCGGGCGATCAGAATGACCGGGATATTCACTTCTTTGATGAGATACTGCGGAGTTTAACTACGGATTATAAAGTAGATAAAAAACATATTTATGCTACCGGTCACTCTAATGGCGGCAGCTTCACCTATCTGCTGTGGGCCATGCGCAATGATGACTTTGCAGCAGTAGCGCCATCGGCAGCAGTAGCTTTTCGCTTCAACGATCAGCTGAAGCCCAAACCGGTTATGCATATTATGGGTGAGAACGATCAGCTGGTAAAAACAGCGTGGCAGAAAAAACAGATCGACTGGTTGTTTACATTGAATAAATGCAGTACGCAGGGACAGCCATATAGTAAATTCGCCGTGCTTTATCCTTCTTCTTTAAAAACACCGGTAGTGGTTTATACGCATCCGGGTGCACATATTTTTCCGGCGGATGCTGACACGGCGGTAGTCAGATTTTTTAAAGAGAATCCACACCAGTAA